One stretch of Arachis hypogaea cultivar Tifrunner chromosome 20, arahy.Tifrunner.gnm2.J5K5, whole genome shotgun sequence DNA includes these proteins:
- the LOC112783798 gene encoding uncharacterized protein → MDRYQRVEKPKADSPINENEIRITTQGRMRNYITYATTLLQEKGSEEIVLKAMGRAINKTVMIAELIKRRIVGLHQNTQIGSTDITDTWEPLEEGLLPLETTRHVSMITITLSKKELDTSSTGYQVPLPADQVKPLNEYEEEGEGSPRMRGRGRGRGRGRGRGMYNGGMEYGDGWDGGRGYGGRGRGRGRGRSFRGRGRGYGAQPVGYYDYGEYDAPPPAPRGRGRGRGRGRGRGRNIRDGAGRGAAA, encoded by the exons ATGGATAGGTATCAGAGGGTGGAGAAGCCCAAGGCAGATAGCCCTATCAACGAGAACGAGATACGCATCACTACACAAGGCAGGATGAGGAACTACATCACCTACGCCACCACTCTCCTTCAG GAGAAAGGATCTGAGGAAATTGTTCTTAAAGCAATGGGACGTGCTATCAATAAGACTGTGATGATTGCTGAGCtgatcaag AGAAGGATTGTAGGTCTGCATCAGAACACACAAATCGGATCAACTGATATAACTGACACATGGGAGCCACTAGAAGAAGGCCTTCTTCC TTTGGAGACTACTCGTCATGTTTCAATGATCACAATTACTTTGTCAAAGAAAGAATTGGATACATCCTCGACAGG GTACCAAGTTCCTCTTCCAGCTGATCAAGTAAAACCTCTAAATGAATATGAAGAGGAAGGAG AAGGCTCACCAAGGATGCGAGGAAGAGGTCGAGGTCGTGGAAGGGGCAGGGGCAGAG GAATGTACAATGGGGGTATGGAATATGGTGATGGTTGGGATGGTGGGCGAGGATATGGTGGCAGAGGGCGTGGCCGTGGAAGGGGTCGTAGTTTCCGGGGACGAGGACGTGGCTATGGTGCCCAGCCAGTTGGGTACTACGACTATGGTGAATATGATGCACCACCACCTGCTCCACGTG GCCGTGGACGTGGAAGGGGAAGAGGCCGTGGACGTGGTCGTAATATTAGAGATGGAGCAGGCCGGGGAGCAGCTGCTTGA